A stretch of Oncorhynchus keta strain PuntledgeMale-10-30-2019 unplaced genomic scaffold, Oket_V2 Un_scaffold_2010_pilon_pilon, whole genome shotgun sequence DNA encodes these proteins:
- the LOC127928014 gene encoding uncharacterized protein LOC127928014 isoform X3: protein MLPECYVRLCVDLKLSECYVRLCVDLMLPECYVRLCVDLKLSECYVRLCVDLMLPECYVRLCVDLKLSECYVRLCVALKLSECYVRLCVALKLSECYVRLCVALKLSECYVRLRVDLKLSECYVRLCVDLMLPECYVRLCVDLKLSECYVRLCVDLKLSECYVRLCVDLKLSECYVRLCVALKLSECYVRLRVDLKLSECYVRLCVDLMLPECYVRLCVDLKLSECYVRLRVDLKLSECYVRLRVDLKLSECYERLRVDLKLSECYVRLCVDLMLPECYVRLCVDLKLSECYVRLCVDLMLPECYVRLCVDLKLSECYVRLCVDLMLPECYVRLCVDLKLSECYVRLCVALKLSECYVRLCVALKLSECYVRLCVALKLSECYVRLRVDLKLSECYVRLCVDLMLPECYVRLCVDLKLSECYVRLCVDLKLSECYVRLCVDLKLSECYVRLCVALKLSECYVRLRVDLKLSECYVRLCVDLKLSECYVRLCVDLKLSECYVRLCVDLKLSECYVR, encoded by the exons ATGTTGCCTGAATGTTATGTGAGATTATGTGTGGATCTAAAGTTATCTGAATGTTATGTGAGGTTATGTGTGGATCTAATGTTGCCTGAATGTTATGTGAGATTATGTGTGGATCTAAAGTTATCTGAATGTTATGTGAGATTATGTGTGGATCTAATGTTGCCTGAATGTTATGTGAGATTATGTGTGGATCTAAAGTTATCTGAATGTTATGTGAGATTATGTGTGGCTCTAAAGTTATCTGAATGTTATGTGAGATTATGTGTGGCTCTAAAGTTATCTGAATGTTATGTGAGATTATGTGTGGCTCTAAAGTTATCTGAATGTTATGTGAGGTTACGTGTGGATCTAAAGTTATCTGAATGTTATGTGAGGTTATGTGTGGATCTAATGTTGCCTGAATGTTATGTGAGGTTATGTGTGGATCTAAAGTTATCTGAATGTTATGTGAGGTTATGTGTGGATCTAAAGTTGTCTGAATGTTATGTGAGGTTATGTGTGGATCTAAAGTTATCTGAATGTTATGTGAGATTATGTGTGGCTCTAAAGTTATCTGAATGTTATGTGAGGTTACGTGTGGATCTAAAGTTATCTGAATGTTATGTGAG GTTATGTGTGGATCTAATGTTGCCTGAATGTTATGTGAGGTTATGTGTGGATCTAAAGTTATCTGAATGTTATGTGAGGTTACGTGTGGATCTAAAGTTGTCTGAATGTTATGTGAGGTTACGTGTGGATCTAAAGTTGTCTGAATGTTATGAGAGGTTACGTGTGGATCTAAAGTTATCTGAATGTTATGTGAGGTTATGTGTGGATCTAATGTTGCCTGAATGTTATGTGAGATTATGTGTGGATCTAAAGTTATCTGAATGTTATGTGAGGTTATGTGTGGATCTAATGTTGCCTGAATGTTATGTGAGATTATGTGTGGATCTAAAGTTATCTGAATGTTATGTGAGATTATGTGTGGATCTAATGTTGCCTGAATGTTATGTGAGATTATGTGTGGATCTAAAGTTATCTGAATGTTATGTGAGATTATGTGTGGCTCTAAAGTTATCTGAATGTTATGTGAGATTATGTGTGGCTCTAAAGTTATCTGAATGTTATGTGAGATTATGTGTGGCTCTAAAGTTATCTGAATGTTATGTGAGGTTACGTGTGGATCTAAAGTTATCTGAATGTTATGTGAGGTTATGTGTGGATCTAATGTTGCCTGAATGTTATGTGAGGTTATGTGTGGATCTAAAGTTATCTGAATGTTATGTGAGGTTATGTGTGGATCTAAAGTTGTCTGAATGTTATGTGAGGTTATGTGTGGATCTAAAGTTATCTGAATGTTATGTGAGATTATGTGTGGCTCTAAAGTTATCTGAATGTTATGTGAGGTTACGTGTGGATCTAAAGTTATCTGAATGTTATGTGAGGTTATGTGTGGATCTAAAGTTGTCTGAATGTTATGTGAGGTTATGCGTGGATCTAAAGTTATCTGAATGTTATGTGAG GTTATGTGTGGATCTAAAGTTGTCTGAATGTTATGTGAGGTGA
- the LOC127928014 gene encoding uncharacterized protein LOC127928014 isoform X8, which yields MLPECYVRLCVDLKLSECYVRLCVDLMLPECYVRLCVDLKLSECYVRLCVDLMLPECYVRLCVDLKLSECYVRLCVALKLSECYVRLCVALKLSECYVRLCVALKLSECYVRLRVDLKLSECYVRLCVDLMLPECYVRLCVDLKLSECYVRLCVDLKLSECYVRLCVDLKLSECYVRLCVALKLSECYVRLRVDLKLSECYVRLCVDLKLSECYVRLCVDLKLSECYVRLCVDLKLSECYLRLCVVLKLSECYVRLCVALKLSECYVRLCVALKLSECYVRLCVDLKLPECYVRLCVALKLSECYLRLCVVLKLSECYVRLCVALKLSECYVRLCVDLKLSECYVRLCVDLKLSECYVRLCVDLKLSECYVRLCVDLKLSECYER from the exons ATGTTGCCTGAATGTTATGTGAGATTATGTGTGGATCTAAAGTTATCTGAATGTTATGTGAGGTTATGTGTGGATCTAATGTTGCCTGAATGTTATGTGAGATTATGTGTGGATCTAAAGTTATCTGAATGTTATGTGAGATTATGTGTGGATCTAATGTTGCCTGAATGTTATGTGAGATTATGTGTGGATCTAAAGTTATCTGAATGTTATGTGAGATTATGTGTGGCTCTAAAGTTATCTGAATGTTATGTGAGATTATGTGTGGCTCTAAAGTTATCTGAATGTTATGTGAGATTATGTGTGGCTCTAAAGTTATCTGAATGTTATGTGAGGTTACGTGTGGATCTAAAGTTATCTGAATGTTATGTGAGGTTATGTGTGGATCTAATGTTGCCTGAATGTTATGTGAGGTTATGTGTGGATCTAAAGTTATCTGAATGTTATGTGAGGTTATGTGTGGATCTAAAGTTGTCTGAATGTTATGTGAGGTTATGTGTGGATCTAAAGTTATCTGAATGTTATGTGAGATTATGTGTGGCTCTAAAGTTATCTGAATGTTATGTGAGGTTACGTGTGGATCTAAAGTTATCTGAATGTTATGTGAGGTTATGTGTGGATCTAAAGTTGTCTGAATGTTATGTGAGGTTATGCGTGGATCTAAAGTTATCTGAATGTTATGTGAGGTTATGTGTGGATCTAAAGTTATCTGAATGTTATTTGAGGTTATGTGTGGTTCTAAAGTTATCTGAATGTTATGTGAGGTTATGTGTGGCTCTAAAGTTATCTGAATGTTATGTGAGGTTATGTGTGGCTCTAAAGTTATCTGAATGTTATGTGAGATTATGTGTGGATCTAAAGTTGCCTGAATGTTATGTGAGGTTATGTGTGGCTCTAAAGTTATCTGAATGTTATTTGAGGTTATGTGTGGTTCTAAAGTTATCTGAATGTTATGTGAGGTTATGTGTGGCTCTAAAGTTATCTGAATGTTATGTGAG GTTATGTGTGGATCTAAAGTTGTCTGAATGTTATGTGAGGTTATGTGTGGATCTAAAGTTGTCTGAATGTTATGTGAGGTTATGTGTGGATCTAAAGTTGTCTGAATGTTATGTGAG GTTATGTGTGGATCTAAAGTTGTCTGAATGTTATGAGAG GTGA
- the LOC127928014 gene encoding uncharacterized protein LOC127928014 isoform X1: protein MLPECYVRLCVDLKLSECYVRLCVDLMLPECYVRLCVDLKLSECYVRLCVDLMLPECYVRLCVDLKLSECYVRLCVALKLSECYVRLCVALKLSECYVRLCVALKLSECYVRLRVDLKLSECYVRLCVDLMLPECYVRLCVDLKLSECYVRLCVDLKLSECYVRLCVDLKLSECYVRLCVALKLSECYVRLRVDLKLSECYVRLCVDLMLPECYVRLCVDLKLSECYVRLRVDLKLSECYVRLRVDLKLSECYERLRVDLKLSECYVRLCVDLMLPECYVRLCVDLKLSECYVRLCVDLMLPECYVRLCVDLKLSECYVRLCVDLMLPECYVRLCVDLKLSECYVRLCVALKLSECYVRLCVALKLSECYVRLCVALKLSECYVRLRVDLKLSECYVRLCVDLMLPECYVRLCVDLKLSECYVRLCVDLKLSECYVRLCVDLKLSECYVRLCVALKLSECYVRLRVDLKLSECYVRLCVDLKLSECYVRLCVDLKLSECYVRLCVDLKLSECYLRLCVVLKLSECYVRLCVALKLSECYVRLCVALKLSECYVRLCVDLKLPECYVRLCVALKLSECYVRLCVDLKLSECYVR, encoded by the exons ATGTTGCCTGAATGTTATGTGAGATTATGTGTGGATCTAAAGTTATCTGAATGTTATGTGAGGTTATGTGTGGATCTAATGTTGCCTGAATGTTATGTGAGATTATGTGTGGATCTAAAGTTATCTGAATGTTATGTGAGATTATGTGTGGATCTAATGTTGCCTGAATGTTATGTGAGATTATGTGTGGATCTAAAGTTATCTGAATGTTATGTGAGATTATGTGTGGCTCTAAAGTTATCTGAATGTTATGTGAGATTATGTGTGGCTCTAAAGTTATCTGAATGTTATGTGAGATTATGTGTGGCTCTAAAGTTATCTGAATGTTATGTGAGGTTACGTGTGGATCTAAAGTTATCTGAATGTTATGTGAGGTTATGTGTGGATCTAATGTTGCCTGAATGTTATGTGAGGTTATGTGTGGATCTAAAGTTATCTGAATGTTATGTGAGGTTATGTGTGGATCTAAAGTTGTCTGAATGTTATGTGAGGTTATGTGTGGATCTAAAGTTATCTGAATGTTATGTGAGATTATGTGTGGCTCTAAAGTTATCTGAATGTTATGTGAGGTTACGTGTGGATCTAAAGTTATCTGAATGTTATGTGAG GTTATGTGTGGATCTAATGTTGCCTGAATGTTATGTGAGGTTATGTGTGGATCTAAAGTTATCTGAATGTTATGTGAGGTTACGTGTGGATCTAAAGTTGTCTGAATGTTATGTGAGGTTACGTGTGGATCTAAAGTTGTCTGAATGTTATGAGAGGTTACGTGTGGATCTAAAGTTATCTGAATGTTATGTGAGGTTATGTGTGGATCTAATGTTGCCTGAATGTTATGTGAGATTATGTGTGGATCTAAAGTTATCTGAATGTTATGTGAGGTTATGTGTGGATCTAATGTTGCCTGAATGTTATGTGAGATTATGTGTGGATCTAAAGTTATCTGAATGTTATGTGAGATTATGTGTGGATCTAATGTTGCCTGAATGTTATGTGAGATTATGTGTGGATCTAAAGTTATCTGAATGTTATGTGAGATTATGTGTGGCTCTAAAGTTATCTGAATGTTATGTGAGATTATGTGTGGCTCTAAAGTTATCTGAATGTTATGTGAGATTATGTGTGGCTCTAAAGTTATCTGAATGTTATGTGAGGTTACGTGTGGATCTAAAGTTATCTGAATGTTATGTGAGGTTATGTGTGGATCTAATGTTGCCTGAATGTTATGTGAGGTTATGTGTGGATCTAAAGTTATCTGAATGTTATGTGAGGTTATGTGTGGATCTAAAGTTGTCTGAATGTTATGTGAGGTTATGTGTGGATCTAAAGTTATCTGAATGTTATGTGAGATTATGTGTGGCTCTAAAGTTATCTGAATGTTATGTGAGGTTACGTGTGGATCTAAAGTTATCTGAATGTTATGTGAGGTTATGTGTGGATCTAAAGTTGTCTGAATGTTATGTGAGGTTATGCGTGGATCTAAAGTTATCTGAATGTTATGTGAGGTTATGTGTGGATCTAAAGTTATCTGAATGTTATTTGAGGTTATGTGTGGTTCTAAAGTTATCTGAATGTTATGTGAGGTTATGTGTGGCTCTAAAGTTATCTGAATGTTATGTGAGGTTATGTGTGGCTCTAAAGTTATCTGAATGTTATGTGAGATTATGTGTGGATCTAAAGTTGCCTGAATGTTATGTGAGGTTATGTGTGGCTCTAAAGTTATCTGAATGTTATGTGAGGTTATGTGTGGATCTAAAGTTGTCTGAATGTTATGTGAGGTGA
- the LOC127928014 gene encoding uncharacterized protein LOC127928014 isoform X2 — translation MLPECYVRLCVDLKLSECYVRLCVALKLSECYVRLCVALKLSECYVRLRVDLKLSECYVRLCVDLMLPECYVRLCVDLKLSECYVRLCVDLKLSECYVRLCVDLKLSECYVRLCVALKLSECYVRLRVDLKLSECYVRLCVDLMLPECYVRLCVDLKLSECYVRLRVDLKLSECYVRLRVDLKLSECYERLRVDLKLSECYVRLCVDLMLPECYVRLCVDLKLSECYVRLCVDLMLPECYVRLCVDLKLSECYVRLCVDLMLPECYVRLCVDLKLSECYVRLCVALKLSECYVRLCVALKLSECYVRLCVALKLSECYVRLRVDLKLSECYVRLCVDLMLPECYVRLCVDLKLSECYVRLCVDLKLSECYVRLCVDLKLSECYVRLCVALKLSECYVRLRVDLKLSECYVRLCVDLKLSECYVRLCVDLKLSECYVRLCVDLKLSECYLRLCVVLKLSECYVRLCVALKLSECYVRLCVALKLSECYVRLCVDLKLPECYVRLCVALKLSECYVRLCVDLKLSECYVR, via the exons ATGTTGCCTGAATGTTATGTGAGATTATGTGTGGATCTAAAGTTATCTGAATGTTATGTGAG ATTATGTGTGGCTCTAAAGTTATCTGAATGTTATGTGAGATTATGTGTGGCTCTAAAGTTATCTGAATGTTATGTGAGGTTACGTGTGGATCTAAAGTTATCTGAATGTTATGTGAGGTTATGTGTGGATCTAATGTTGCCTGAATGTTATGTGAGGTTATGTGTGGATCTAAAGTTATCTGAATGTTATGTGAGGTTATGTGTGGATCTAAAGTTGTCTGAATGTTATGTGAGGTTATGTGTGGATCTAAAGTTATCTGAATGTTATGTGAGATTATGTGTGGCTCTAAAGTTATCTGAATGTTATGTGAGGTTACGTGTGGATCTAAAGTTATCTGAATGTTATGTGAG GTTATGTGTGGATCTAATGTTGCCTGAATGTTATGTGAGGTTATGTGTGGATCTAAAGTTATCTGAATGTTATGTGAGGTTACGTGTGGATCTAAAGTTGTCTGAATGTTATGTGAGGTTACGTGTGGATCTAAAGTTGTCTGAATGTTATGAGAGGTTACGTGTGGATCTAAAGTTATCTGAATGTTATGTGAGGTTATGTGTGGATCTAATGTTGCCTGAATGTTATGTGAGATTATGTGTGGATCTAAAGTTATCTGAATGTTATGTGAGGTTATGTGTGGATCTAATGTTGCCTGAATGTTATGTGAGATTATGTGTGGATCTAAAGTTATCTGAATGTTATGTGAGATTATGTGTGGATCTAATGTTGCCTGAATGTTATGTGAGATTATGTGTGGATCTAAAGTTATCTGAATGTTATGTGAGATTATGTGTGGCTCTAAAGTTATCTGAATGTTATGTGAGATTATGTGTGGCTCTAAAGTTATCTGAATGTTATGTGAGATTATGTGTGGCTCTAAAGTTATCTGAATGTTATGTGAGGTTACGTGTGGATCTAAAGTTATCTGAATGTTATGTGAGGTTATGTGTGGATCTAATGTTGCCTGAATGTTATGTGAGGTTATGTGTGGATCTAAAGTTATCTGAATGTTATGTGAGGTTATGTGTGGATCTAAAGTTGTCTGAATGTTATGTGAGGTTATGTGTGGATCTAAAGTTATCTGAATGTTATGTGAGATTATGTGTGGCTCTAAAGTTATCTGAATGTTATGTGAGGTTACGTGTGGATCTAAAGTTATCTGAATGTTATGTGAGGTTATGTGTGGATCTAAAGTTGTCTGAATGTTATGTGAGGTTATGCGTGGATCTAAAGTTATCTGAATGTTATGTGAGGTTATGTGTGGATCTAAAGTTATCTGAATGTTATTTGAGGTTATGTGTGGTTCTAAAGTTATCTGAATGTTATGTGAGGTTATGTGTGGCTCTAAAGTTATCTGAATGTTATGTGAGGTTATGTGTGGCTCTAAAGTTATCTGAATGTTATGTGAGATTATGTGTGGATCTAAAGTTGCCTGAATGTTATGTGAGGTTATGTGTGGCTCTAAAGTTATCTGAATGTTATGTGAGGTTATGTGTGGATCTAAAGTTGTCTGAATGTTATGTGAGGTGA
- the LOC127928014 gene encoding uncharacterized protein LOC127928014 isoform X11, with translation MLPECYVRLCVDLKLSECYVRLCVDLMLPECYVRLCVDLKLSECYVRLCVDLMLPECYVRLCVDLKLSECYVRLCVALKLSECYVRLCVALKLSECYVRLCVALKLSECYVRLRVDLKLSECYVRLCVDLMLPECYVRLCVDLKLSECYVRLCVDLKLSECYVRLCVDLKLSECYVRLCVALKLSECYVRLRVDLKLSECYVRLCVDLKLSECYVRLCVDLKLSECYVRLCVDLKLSECYLRLCVVLKLSECYVRLCVALKLSECYVRLCVDLKLSECYVRLCVDLKLSECYVRLCVDLKLSECYERLRVDLKLSECYVRLCVDLKLSECYVR, from the exons ATGTTGCCTGAATGTTATGTGAGATTATGTGTGGATCTAAAGTTATCTGAATGTTATGTGAGGTTATGTGTGGATCTAATGTTGCCTGAATGTTATGTGAGATTATGTGTGGATCTAAAGTTATCTGAATGTTATGTGAGATTATGTGTGGATCTAATGTTGCCTGAATGTTATGTGAGATTATGTGTGGATCTAAAGTTATCTGAATGTTATGTGAGATTATGTGTGGCTCTAAAGTTATCTGAATGTTATGTGAGATTATGTGTGGCTCTAAAGTTATCTGAATGTTATGTGAGATTATGTGTGGCTCTAAAGTTATCTGAATGTTATGTGAGGTTACGTGTGGATCTAAAGTTATCTGAATGTTATGTGAGGTTATGTGTGGATCTAATGTTGCCTGAATGTTATGTGAGGTTATGTGTGGATCTAAAGTTATCTGAATGTTATGTGAGGTTATGTGTGGATCTAAAGTTGTCTGAATGTTATGTGAGGTTATGTGTGGATCTAAAGTTATCTGAATGTTATGTGAGATTATGTGTGGCTCTAAAGTTATCTGAATGTTATGTGAGGTTACGTGTGGATCTAAAGTTATCTGAATGTTATGTGAGGTTATGTGTGGATCTAAAGTTGTCTGAATGTTATGTGAGGTTATGCGTGGATCTAAAGTTATCTGAATGTTATGTGAGGTTATGTGTGGATCTAAAGTTATCTGAATGTTATTTGAGGTTATGTGTGGTTCTAAAGTTATCTGAATGTTATGTGAGGTTATGTGTGGCTCTAAAGTTATCTGAATGTTATGTGAG GTTATGTGTGGATCTAAAGTTGTCTGAATGTTATGTGAGGTTATGTGTGGATCTAAAGTTGTCTGAATGTTATGTGAG GTTATGTGTGGATCTAAAGTTGTCTGAATGTTATGAGAGGTTACGTGTGGATCTAAAGTTGTCTGAATGTTATGTGAGGTTATGTGTGGATCTAAAGTTGTCTGAATGTTATGTGAGGTGA
- the LOC127928014 gene encoding uncharacterized protein LOC127928014 isoform X9: MLPECYVRLCVDLKLSECYVRLCVDLMLPECYVRLCVDLKLSECYVRLCVDLMLPECYVRLCVDLKLSECYVRLCVALKLSECYVRLCVALKLSECYVRLCVALKLSECYVRLRVDLKLSECYVRLCVDLMLPECYVRLCVDLKLSECYVRLCVDLKLSECYVRLCVDLKLSECYVRLCVALKLSECYVRLRVDLKLSECYVRLCVDLKLSECYVRLCVDLKLSECYVRLCVDLKLSECYLRLCVVLKLSECYVRLCVALKLSECYVRLCVALKLSECYVRLCVDLKLPECYVRLCVALKLSECYLRLCVVLKLSECYVRLCVALKLSECYVRLCVDLKLSECYVRLCVDLKLSECYVRLCVDLKLSECYVR; the protein is encoded by the exons ATGTTGCCTGAATGTTATGTGAGATTATGTGTGGATCTAAAGTTATCTGAATGTTATGTGAGGTTATGTGTGGATCTAATGTTGCCTGAATGTTATGTGAGATTATGTGTGGATCTAAAGTTATCTGAATGTTATGTGAGATTATGTGTGGATCTAATGTTGCCTGAATGTTATGTGAGATTATGTGTGGATCTAAAGTTATCTGAATGTTATGTGAGATTATGTGTGGCTCTAAAGTTATCTGAATGTTATGTGAGATTATGTGTGGCTCTAAAGTTATCTGAATGTTATGTGAGATTATGTGTGGCTCTAAAGTTATCTGAATGTTATGTGAGGTTACGTGTGGATCTAAAGTTATCTGAATGTTATGTGAGGTTATGTGTGGATCTAATGTTGCCTGAATGTTATGTGAGGTTATGTGTGGATCTAAAGTTATCTGAATGTTATGTGAGGTTATGTGTGGATCTAAAGTTGTCTGAATGTTATGTGAGGTTATGTGTGGATCTAAAGTTATCTGAATGTTATGTGAGATTATGTGTGGCTCTAAAGTTATCTGAATGTTATGTGAGGTTACGTGTGGATCTAAAGTTATCTGAATGTTATGTGAGGTTATGTGTGGATCTAAAGTTGTCTGAATGTTATGTGAGGTTATGCGTGGATCTAAAGTTATCTGAATGTTATGTGAGGTTATGTGTGGATCTAAAGTTATCTGAATGTTATTTGAGGTTATGTGTGGTTCTAAAGTTATCTGAATGTTATGTGAGGTTATGTGTGGCTCTAAAGTTATCTGAATGTTATGTGAGGTTATGTGTGGCTCTAAAGTTATCTGAATGTTATGTGAGATTATGTGTGGATCTAAAGTTGCCTGAATGTTATGTGAGGTTATGTGTGGCTCTAAAGTTATCTGAATGTTATTTGAGGTTATGTGTGGTTCTAAAGTTATCTGAATGTTATGTGAGGTTATGTGTGGCTCTAAAGTTATCTGAATGTTATGTGAG GTTATGTGTGGATCTAAAGTTGTCTGAATGTTATGTGAGGTTATGTGTGGATCTAAAGTTGTCTGAATGTTATGTGAGGTTATGTGTGGATCTAAAGTTGTCTGAATGTTATGTGAGGTGA
- the LOC127928014 gene encoding uncharacterized protein LOC127928014 isoform X6, with translation MLPECYVRLCVDLKLSECYVRLCVDLMLPECYVRLCVDLKLSECYVRLCVDLMLPECYVRLCVDLKLSECYVRLCVALKLSECYVRLCVALKLSECYVRLCVALKLSECYVRLRVDLKLSECYVRLCVDLMLPECYVRLCVDLKLSECYVRLCVDLKLSECYVRLCVDLKLSECYVRLCVALKLSECYVRLRVDLKLSECYVRLCVDLKLSECYVRLCVDLKLSECYVRLCVDLKLSECYLRLCVVLKLSECYVRLCVALKLSECYVRLCVALKLSECYVRLCVDLKLPECYVRLCVALKLSECYLRLCVVLKLSECYVRLCVALKLSECYVRLCVDLKLSECYVRLCVDLKLSECYVRLCVDLKLSECYVRLCVDLKLSECYERLRVDLKLSECYVRLCVDLKLSECYVR, from the exons ATGTTGCCTGAATGTTATGTGAGATTATGTGTGGATCTAAAGTTATCTGAATGTTATGTGAGGTTATGTGTGGATCTAATGTTGCCTGAATGTTATGTGAGATTATGTGTGGATCTAAAGTTATCTGAATGTTATGTGAGATTATGTGTGGATCTAATGTTGCCTGAATGTTATGTGAGATTATGTGTGGATCTAAAGTTATCTGAATGTTATGTGAGATTATGTGTGGCTCTAAAGTTATCTGAATGTTATGTGAGATTATGTGTGGCTCTAAAGTTATCTGAATGTTATGTGAGATTATGTGTGGCTCTAAAGTTATCTGAATGTTATGTGAGGTTACGTGTGGATCTAAAGTTATCTGAATGTTATGTGAGGTTATGTGTGGATCTAATGTTGCCTGAATGTTATGTGAGGTTATGTGTGGATCTAAAGTTATCTGAATGTTATGTGAGGTTATGTGTGGATCTAAAGTTGTCTGAATGTTATGTGAGGTTATGTGTGGATCTAAAGTTATCTGAATGTTATGTGAGATTATGTGTGGCTCTAAAGTTATCTGAATGTTATGTGAGGTTACGTGTGGATCTAAAGTTATCTGAATGTTATGTGAGGTTATGTGTGGATCTAAAGTTGTCTGAATGTTATGTGAGGTTATGCGTGGATCTAAAGTTATCTGAATGTTATGTGAGGTTATGTGTGGATCTAAAGTTATCTGAATGTTATTTGAGGTTATGTGTGGTTCTAAAGTTATCTGAATGTTATGTGAGGTTATGTGTGGCTCTAAAGTTATCTGAATGTTATGTGAGGTTATGTGTGGCTCTAAAGTTATCTGAATGTTATGTGAGATTATGTGTGGATCTAAAGTTGCCTGAATGTTATGTGAGGTTATGTGTGGCTCTAAAGTTATCTGAATGTTATTTGAGGTTATGTGTGGTTCTAAAGTTATCTGAATGTTATGTGAGGTTATGTGTGGCTCTAAAGTTATCTGAATGTTATGTGAG GTTATGTGTGGATCTAAAGTTGTCTGAATGTTATGTGAGGTTATGTGTGGATCTAAAGTTGTCTGAATGTTATGTGAGGTTATGTGTGGATCTAAAGTTGTCTGAATGTTATGTGAG GTTATGTGTGGATCTAAAGTTGTCTGAATGTTATGAGAGGTTACGTGTGGATCTAAAGTTGTCTGAATGTTATGTGAGGTTATGTGTGGATCTAAAGTTGTCTGAATGTTATGTGAGGTGA
- the LOC127928014 gene encoding uncharacterized protein LOC127928014 isoform X7, which yields MLPECYVRLCVDLKLSECYVRLCVDLMLPECYVRLCVDLKLSECYVRLCVDLMLPECYVRLCVDLKLSECYVRLCVALKLSECYVRLCVALKLSECYVRLCVALKLSECYVRLRVDLKLSECYVRLCVDLMLPECYVRLCVDLKLSECYVRLCVDLKLSECYVRLCVDLKLSECYVRLCVALKLSECYVRLRVDLKLSECYVRLCVDLKLSECYVRLCVDLKLSECYVRLCVDLKLSECYLRLCVVLKLSECYVRLCVALKLSECYVRLCVALKLSECYVRLCVDLKLPECYVRLCVALKLSECYLRLCVVLKLSECYVRLCVALKLSECYVRLCVDLKLSECYVRLCVDLKLSECYVRLCVDLKLSECYERLRVDLKLSECYVRLCVDLKLSECYVR from the exons ATGTTGCCTGAATGTTATGTGAGATTATGTGTGGATCTAAAGTTATCTGAATGTTATGTGAGGTTATGTGTGGATCTAATGTTGCCTGAATGTTATGTGAGATTATGTGTGGATCTAAAGTTATCTGAATGTTATGTGAGATTATGTGTGGATCTAATGTTGCCTGAATGTTATGTGAGATTATGTGTGGATCTAAAGTTATCTGAATGTTATGTGAGATTATGTGTGGCTCTAAAGTTATCTGAATGTTATGTGAGATTATGTGTGGCTCTAAAGTTATCTGAATGTTATGTGAGATTATGTGTGGCTCTAAAGTTATCTGAATGTTATGTGAGGTTACGTGTGGATCTAAAGTTATCTGAATGTTATGTGAGGTTATGTGTGGATCTAATGTTGCCTGAATGTTATGTGAGGTTATGTGTGGATCTAAAGTTATCTGAATGTTATGTGAGGTTATGTGTGGATCTAAAGTTGTCTGAATGTTATGTGAGGTTATGTGTGGATCTAAAGTTATCTGAATGTTATGTGAGATTATGTGTGGCTCTAAAGTTATCTGAATGTTATGTGAGGTTACGTGTGGATCTAAAGTTATCTGAATGTTATGTGAGGTTATGTGTGGATCTAAAGTTGTCTGAATGTTATGTGAGGTTATGCGTGGATCTAAAGTTATCTGAATGTTATGTGAGGTTATGTGTGGATCTAAAGTTATCTGAATGTTATTTGAGGTTATGTGTGGTTCTAAAGTTATCTGAATGTTATGTGAGGTTATGTGTGGCTCTAAAGTTATCTGAATGTTATGTGAGGTTATGTGTGGCTCTAAAGTTATCTGAATGTTATGTGAGATTATGTGTGGATCTAAAGTTGCCTGAATGTTATGTGAGGTTATGTGTGGCTCTAAAGTTATCTGAATGTTATTTGAGGTTATGTGTGGTTCTAAAGTTATCTGAATGTTATGTGAGGTTATGTGTGGCTCTAAAGTTATCTGAATGTTATGTGAG GTTATGTGTGGATCTAAAGTTGTCTGAATGTTATGTGAGGTTATGTGTGGATCTAAAGTTGTCTGAATGTTATGTGAG GTTATGTGTGGATCTAAAGTTGTCTGAATGTTATGAGAGGTTACGTGTGGATCTAAAGTTGTCTGAATGTTATGTGAGGTTATGTGTGGATCTAAAGTTGTCTGAATGTTATGTGAGGTGA